The DNA segment AAAACCCGTATTAATCGTGTGAAATGATGTTGACTTCTTGCCAAAATCTTTAGTTTTATTTTTTAGAGATTTTGAGTTTTGAATTGTCAATATTCTTTTTTGAATCGTGTAAAAAGCAAATTTACCAATATCACAAGTAATCCATTTTCTACCTAATTTTTCAGCAACTGAGGCTACGGTTCCGCTACCTCCAAAAAAATCCAAAACTAAATCATCCTTATTGGTTGACAACCGTATAATTCTTTCGATTAGTTCTTCAGGCTTTTGTGTGGGATAACTAACTCGCTCTTTGGACTGTGAATTGATGGGATTTACTGTATCCCATAATGACTGTAACGGAATTCCTTTTAATTCCTCTAAATACTTTTTAACCCGGATTCCTCCCTTGTTCGTAAAGTGCAAACGATTCTCAGAATCAAGTCTTTCCATTGTTGATAATGGACATCTCCAATATCCTTTTATGCCTTTGTATTCATAGGTATAACCTGAACCCTTTAACCCCTTAGCTGTTACAGGACCATCAGTCCATAAACGACCATCTTCATCTTGATTACGAAAGCGTTTCAAATGTTTTTCTGAATAATACTCATAAAGCTGATTCCATATATATTTTTCAGAATTTGTATAGTAGAAAATAAATTCACAGTTTATTCCTAACTTTCCGCTATCGCTGTGAGCACTTGTTCTTTTCCAAACTATTTCATTACGAAAATTACCTTCTCCAAAAATCTCATCTAATATGGTTTTGATATAGTGAGATTTTTTTTGGTCAAGATGAATATAAATACTTCCATCACGAGCCAAAATTTCTTTGGCAATAATTAATCTTCTTCGTATAAACTCTACAAATTCAGCATCTTTAGCCTTGTCTGTATATGCTTTTTGACCTTGTGACCCTGAAAAATCAGATTCTGTCGCAAATGGTGGGTCTATGTAAATTAATTTAACCTTTCCCTTAACCTTGTCTTTTATAAGTGGGTCTTCATTTTTGTAAATGGTTTTGAGAAATTGAAGGTTGTCGCCAAATACAATCATATTTTTCCAACCGTCAGGATAAGACTCACGGTCGCCGTTATACGTTCTTTCAATTTGTAAAGGTGCGGCAGTTACTCCATCTTCGTCTGCAAGAATATCTTCTTTACGCATTTTTCCAGCATAAACGAGTTCATATTCCTTTTGAATAGTGGGGAAAAGCTTGTACTTGAAGTCCTCGGGTAGTTGCTCGCCCTTTTGTAATTTTTCTATTAAATAGTCCTTTTCTCTTTGGCTTAATTCTGTCATTTGGTGGTAAAAATAAGTGTTAAAGATATTGGTATAATTTCACGTTGCAAAAAAAGGGTTAAGATAATTTTAAGATTATCATTTATTAACCGTTTAGCCCAATGAATTAAGGTGTTTAACGTTATTTAAATATAGACCGTGCTTCCTCATAAACCCGCTCAAAATTAGCTCCCAAATCAGCTTTAGAAAACTGTTTAGTCTCATTAGGAAGTTCCCTTTGAATGTCGGCTAATTTAAACTGCACCTTTTTATCCCTACCATCTGCATAAGTGATAAACTCGCCCTGTTTCAACCTGAAAAATACGTCCGCCCGAATCTTTGGGATTTCCTTTTCGCCCGTAGTAATGCGAGTATCAAAATCGAGGTTATGTCCTCGACTTATGCTCTTGGTTGGGTCTTTAATGATTTCAAAAAAGCGTTCGTAATATTTTGCGGTGTCCGGGTCATTTACCTTTCCGAAAAATTGATAGGATAGATTACTAAGAATCGCCTTGCTTGCCTTATCGCCATACATCATATCATTCTGAATTTTATCCTGCATCACATAAATCGTAGAAATATTATAGCTTCTCAATGTTGCAGGAATTCGATGCATATTCAATAAACGAATGGTTGGTGCTTCTTCCATAAGCAAGAATGATGGTTTTGAATTACGCACGCTCATTTGCTTTGTAATAGTGTGTATAATTGTAGCGATTACTGGTGAATACGAAGTTTCGAATTTTGGGTTGTTCACAATCGAAATTACGCAGGGATTTTCAGCACTATTTATATTTAGCGGTACTTCATCTGCGGACAAAGCCATAAAAATCCGTTGTGTACTAATTCTTTTCAGCGCATTTGCCAATGTGCTTTTTACACCAGCGGTCTGCCTTTCAGAATCCTTGCCACTTATAAAGGCATCTGCCATTGCTCGTGATGTGGTGTTGGTTTCCAGAAACTGAATCAAACTTTTAGTATCGAGAAATTGATAAACCGCAATTAAATGTGGCAACGTACAAAACTTGGGATAGTCCGTTTTCAGTTTCCAAATCAAACCACCAATCAACCCTTCTGCAGCATCGTTGAAGAATTTTGTCGTGCCAGTTGTTCCGCTTTCTCTTTGCTCTAATAGATTCTCAATCAACACCCTTGACACCTCGTTTACGCTTTCCTCATTCTCTAAATACCGTGGCGCAATAGGATTTACCTTATGAATGATTTTATCGAAGGAAATGACCTTAAAAGGGATGTCGCTATCCTTGAAAAGCGGATATGCCATTTCGGTCAATTCAAAATCTTTATAATCGTGAATAATTCCGCAGAAACCTTCTTTTTCAAAATGCTTTAGAAATCCATAAACCACGCTTTCGGTTTTACCACTTCCGGCAGAACCAATGATGGATGCACCACGTTTGATATTATCCAATCTGAAATTTCCTTTAGTAGTTGCAAAGTTTACTTGGTATCTGCTGTCGCCATTTTTCGGGCTTTCGGTTTTATGTAGAAAAACATACAGTCCTATATTAATTAGCATTAGCGGACAAACCAAATAAAGTAATATAAATATCAATTCATTTCCTTCAGACAAATAGAACACGAGAACTGAAAGCGATATGCTATTCAACACAAACGCATATTTTGATACTCGAAACATTCCATAGAAAACGGTACTGGCCAAACCAATAATTGAAAGTATCGTTATAAGATTGTCTATCTGCATATCTATTAGATTCCGATGGAACTTGATTTGATGGCCACTTCTGCGCCACGTCTCAATCGCTTAAAAACTCGAAGCGCTATTTGTGCCTGACTTACTGGAATACTCGGCACTATGGGCAATCCTGATTTACTTATCATTTTAAAAGCCAATGCTTTTTCATTGGCTGGCAATTTCATCAATGCTGAAAAATATAGGTTTGGGTTCTTTACAAAGGTCTTTTTAGCTTTGTAGGTCTCTGCGTAATTGCGCTTATATCCAAATGTCTTATCAAATGTTTTTTCCGCTTTCGCGAAAAATGTATCTCTATCAAAACCACGCTTCACTTTTTTTCCGTGCATCTCTACTTCGGATGCTTTGTGCTTACTTCCTGGGGAAAGGCTTATAGAATTTGAAGCATCCTTTCGGCTAACGATAATATGAATGTGACTTTGGTTTCCTGCTTTCGGCATTCCCTGAACTATCCGTTTTCCGTTTTGTTGATGTGGCGCTTGGCGTTCCAGTTTGGCAATTTCCTTTTCCATTTTCTTAATATTCCCTTCAGCTCGTCCTTCTTGAATATTTCGGATATCCGTTTTGAGCTGAAGTATTTTTGTGGCGAAAGGTTGGTTTTCTTTTATCTGAAAGTCCGTACCCTTGAAGGTTCTTTGATGTTCAATTTTAGCGTAATATTTTATGTCGTCTATTGATATAGGTCGTCCATTGATTTCCCGATTGAAGCTGGCAACATAATCTTTCATTAGCTCACGAGTGTAGGTTTTTAAATCTTCACGACTGTTCTGTAATCTGTTCAATTCATACTTGGAAGGACTGACCGTTATGGAATAAAATTTAGGTTCTTTCTTTTTCAATTTTGCGGTGTTTCCATCAATTTCCTTTACCACTTCTTCTGCGGAAATCTCGTCGCCATATTGATTGAAAAAATGTTCCATATCTGCTTCCTTTATCCCTTCATTTTCTTTCTCTAAATAGCCTACAAAATCGGCTGAACTTTGTGAGTAATTTGTTCCTAATTTCTGTGGTGTGATTGTGATATACATAGTTCAAAAATTAGAGTTCGTTCTTTAAGTTTCGCTTTTCGCGAAAGCGCACTTCTTTCTTTTCTTCCGCATATTTCTTTTCCACAATCAGCGGTTTTTTTTCTGGCTCTTCTGTTTCAAAAAGTGATTGAATCATAGCCACCGTAGGTTTGGTTTGTGTCTTTTCCACATCTCGCATTATGGCAATAACCGCATTGATTCTTTTGAGCAATTTAGCTTCGATGGTTCGCCCCGTTGGACCTAATTTTTCTTTTGGCGAAATTTCATTATAGAAGAAAAAATCTAGCATTGTAGCCATCGCCTCGGTGTGCGATTTGAAGTAAGTACGTGAGAACGTTTGGAAACGTTTTGCAGTTTCCTTTTTAAATCTAATTCCAATAAATGAGTCCATATTTCGCCGATTTGTCGCAAAATCATCCCTAAAAATGGGCGTTAACAGCCCGTTTGTCGCAAATCGTTAACTGTCAGGAAATTATAATATATTCAATTCGCTGATTATCAGCTATTTGAAAACGAAAAGGAATCCGAAACATCGCGCAGCGTGTTACCCTCTTGCTATTCCTTTTCGTCCCGCTCGCGGGACAAAAATCCATACAATCTGGCTAAAAAGCCAATTGCCATTTTCAGGGAAAATGATTTTCCGATATGTTATTTTTCGATGTGTAAGATTATCGGCGAAAGTCGAAAAGTGGATAACCCTACTTTAATTTGAATGCTGAATTTCAGCGATATAAAGATACGCTTTTTTTTGACTTGATATTAATTGCAGACAAAAACACCTCTAAAATTTTAGAGGTGTTCGATGCTCTATTTTAATGGTGCTACATATTGAAAATAAAATTATAAGTGTATAAGTTTTTAATCATTTCTTCGTCAATCAAGTTTTCATAATCTGCACCAGTTTCTTCCACATATTTTTTTATGGAATCCCCATAAAGATGTGTTACGTGTTCTCTCGAAACCTGTAAAAGTTCCTCTTGTTTTTCCTCGCTCAAATCTTGAAATTTTATGTAAATCATAGCTTCAAAATTTTAATATTCGCTTGGTAACATCAGCGTATCATTTACAAAAAATAAACGCAGTTCATCGAGCGGAAAATCGGTTGCCCGATATCCGTGTTTTTCCAAAATATTGTCGTTGCCATCGCTGTAAATTATCTCTGCTTCATAGCCTGTAAAATCCTGTTTATCTTCGGGCAATCTTTTGAAGTCTATGGTTATAAATTCGCTTCGGTTCATCAGACTTTTTGCAATTACGGAAGTGTCCGTAATGAGCCAAAAACAATCTGCCGCATTAGCAAGATATTTTAGTCCGTCCGTAAAACGTGTTCTTAATAATGGGATTTGATAGAACATTTCCGTTCCGTGAAAATGTTGCAATCCTTCTTTGATTTCGTTAACTTGTGCTTTCATTGTTTTGCTTTTTTAAATTAGTGAATAATGAAAAAGAGGGCGCAACTTCTCACGGGAACGCCCTCTTTATTTTAAGATTTACTTGTCGTCTTTGCTTCCAAGTAAAAGAATTTCATCGGCTACAACTTCCGTAACATAGCGTTGTTCGTTATCATCATTTGTATAACTTCGGGTTTTAAGTTTTCCCGATATTCCAACTTCTTTGCCTTTAACAACATACTTCTCTACAATTTCGGCAGTTTTGCCCCAAGCTACTACGGTATGCCAATTCGTGTCCGTTTGCTTGTTGCCTTCTTTGTCCTTGTAATACTCATTTGTTGCTAATGAAAAACGGGCTACTTTCTTTCCGCTTTCAAGGTTCGTAATGGTTGGCTCTTGTCCAACGTTTCCGATTAACTGTACGTGATTTTTAATAGTACTCATAATAAAAAGATTTGTGTCTGCTTTGTTACAGACTGGTTTATATTTCCCTTATTTGATTTAAACTGAATTAAATTTTAAGGGGTGTTTGTTCTTTTCTTCTGTGCGCCGCACAATGGATAGAGTGGGTTTTGTCAAGACTTTTAGGGAATAAATCAGGTGTGTTTGCGACGTAGTAAAATGCTCGCATTTTCAAGGAAGTAGAAACCTTATTTTTCACTAAAACTTGTATAGTCTTTACAAGTTCCATAAGGGCATTAGCAATTCTTTTAAACGCAGTTGCGTTTGAGCGTACCGACAGTTAAGCGAGATAAGCAGCTGTGGTTAAATTAGAATTGGTTATGTCGTGCCTGTTTTTCGCTGTACCGAAAAACAATAAAGGCTTTATCCATTATAAACCCCTTAAAATGTGTAAGGCAGCGGTTCGGTTTTTAAGGATTTTCGAGTAAGGGCTCAAGAAGACCGCGCCGAAAATCCTGTTAAAAAAACCGAAGTGATGACTTTCCGATGAAAAGCGGACTTGATTCACAATTTTGGCAAAGGAATGAAGTGTTCCTTACTAGTCCCGATAGCTATCGGGACGGGAAGGGTTAACGGAATGGAAAGCTAAAATTGGGGATTGTGTCCAAGATATTTGTAGTGAAGCTCTTTTCCCGAAATGTAGCTTTTCGGGAAATGCAGGGGAATGTGCTGAATGGCTTATGAAACTCGCATTAAATAAAAGGGTAATAGTACTTTTGTGAATAGTTAGCTCACTCTTCAAAAAGTACTTTTTGATTTTTAGAATAAACATTATTTAAAAGTATTTGGTAGTAAAGGGGATGCTTCTCTCTGTAGTAAGCTAAATGACACTCTGCACTTTCAATAGTATAATTTTCACTACTTAATTGGTAATGTTCTTCGGCTTCTTTTAATGAAATGTTGGATTTTAAAGCTGTACTTTTCATAATGTTAAAATTTTTGGGTTAAACAATATTGAGCAGAAACCAAACGGAAGCTAAAATTCTTGGCTCAAAAGGAAACGGAATAAATAAGCGAGGGAAGAAGCTATGGCTTTATGCCGTAGTCTTTTGATGGAAGTATTTTACGAGTTTACCTTGCGTGTATATTGTATGATAATTGATTTCCTTTTTTAAGCGGACTTGATTCACTATTTTGGCTAGGGAATGAAGTGTTCCTTCCCAGCATAGCGGGAAGGGTTAACGAAATGGAAAGCTAAAATTGGGGATTGTGTCCAAGACTTGCGTAGTGAAGCTCTTTTCTTGGAATGTAGCATTCCGCGAAATGTAGGGAAATGTGCTGAGTGGGTTATTAAAACTGATATCTATCTTAAAGTGAATGGGGTGTATTTGTTGCTTGATTAAGCACTTAATCTTTGGTAAAGCACGAAGCCATATTTTTAATTTCCTTTTTAACTTTCTTATCGTCAAAATACAAATTAAAAATATGGCTACTTTGCAAATACTCCAAAGCTTTTATTTAAGGACTATTTGCCCTCTTTTTTATATACATTGCTCTGTGTTTGTTCTTTTTCACTCGTTTAGTTCGGTGAATGCAGACCGATTTTATTTCCTTCCGAATCAAGAAATAGACCGTAATAACCACTTTCATCTGCGTGAAGTGATTTCGGAACAATTATTTCGCCACCATTTTTCTCAACTTTATCAAGAATAATTTGAAGATTATCTCCACCATTTAAGTATATAGTTACACCATCAGATGAAGGTTTATAGCCTTCTGCTTTAATGATAACTCCTGTAACCATTTGTTCTTCATAAGGGAATATCCCCATTTCCATTTCGGGCATTTCTATCTTCTCAATGTTAATGTCTAAAATTGCTTGATAAAAATTTACTGCTCTTGAAACATCCGTTGCTGGAATTTCAAAGATTGAAATATGACTTTTCATTTCTTTTGTTTTTTGATTAATATTAGATTCAACCGGGATAGTTTCGGTTTTAGATTTGTTTTGGTTGTTACAGGCTGTAATGCTAAAGGAAAGAATTATGGCTGTACAAAGAATGGATTTTTTCATTTCGTCCTGTTTGATTTGACAAGACAAATTTAGATTTCGTGCAAATACAAAAATTGTAAAAATGCGACACGCTGACTATTTGTAGAAGAGGGTAGAGAGTGCCATATTTTCATTGCCTAAAAATTCCTTCGGATTAATTCCGGTAAACTCTTTAAAGTCTTTTATAAAATGCGCTTGGTCGAAGTATTCACTTTCGTAAGCAATGTCGGTTAGGTTTTCTGACTTTTTATTAAGAAGCATTTTTAGTGCATTTTGCAGTCGGATTACTTTACCCAACTGTTTTGGGCTAACACCAATTTGTTTTTTGAAATTTCGTTCAAGTTGTCTCCGTTTTGATAAATCTTCTTTAAGGATTTTGCTTATCGAAGCACTTCCATTTGTTGCTAAAAGAGCATCAATTGTTGTTTTTACGATATTATTAATTGTAGTTTTTTCATTCAACTTGTCTAAAAAAAAATTTTCAATAATTTCTATTCGTTCACTAGTATTAGTTGCCTCAATTATTTTTCGCTCCAAGTCACTAGCAGTTTTTTCTCCGAACAACAATTCTATTGTCGTTTCCTTGTTTGCCAAGTTATTAATGGGCATTGTTACAAAATTTGCAAAACCATAAGGGTAAAAACGAATTGCAAAAGTATTCACATATCCTGTAGGTTCTATATAAAAGGGTTCAATTGTCTGTCCGAGAACCATTGCACGAGGTTGTAGTATAAATTCATCTTTCGAAGTGTATCGTTTAATGTCGTCTCCAAGTATAAACGCCATTTCAATTGTGCCATCAGGAATGATTCGTTGTTTTTGTACATCAGGTTCAGCAGGAACTTCTAAAGTCCAATAGCAACTGACAAGAGATTCTAAATCCGGATGTGGTTGGAATGTTTGATAGTTCATTGAATAATTGATATTTTGTTAAATGACGCACAACTCATTTTTGTGGTCAATAAATATAATGTTATTCGTATTATTAGATAGGATTAATTAATTCTTATAAAAATTTCTATTTGAACATTACTGATTAATTTACGTATTTGAATAGGAACTGAAATGTTATTTAGCAGTCTCGAAGTTTCGTGACGGGAAGGGTTAACACTATGGAAAGCTAAAATTAGGGATTGTGTCCAAGATTATTATAGGGAAGCGCTTTTTCCGGAATGAAGCTTTTCGCGAAATGTAGGGGAATGTGCTGAACGGTATTGCTTTTAAACATAAGTAGCAAGCACAAAAAAATCCAGTTTAAGGTACTGGATGAACCTTTTGGCTTTAGGCCATTTCATAAATTTCATCAAACAATTTCTTGTCCAATCTTTCTTGTTGGCCAAAGCTTTTCTTCAGCGTGTTGTGTAAAACTGCATTGAAGGCATTGTAACCTAACCACAAATTAGGTTCCTCGTTTAGCAACAATGCTTCATAATTCAGGATTTCCAGGACTTCACGAGATTTTTTCGAAGGGTCGCTGTTCTTGTCGCTGCATTCATATCTAAAGAGTTTCGTTTTATCAAGAATGGCTTTTACAAATTCCTGTGTATCGATGATTTTAAATTCTTTCATCTTGTCGAATTTCTTGGTTATCGTATAGAATTCATTGTCCAGAAACTTGTCGAACAGGTTGTTTAGTCTTGGCATAATAAGGTGTGTATTGTTCTTACTATGCTTGATGGAAAACTCAATTTCGGCTTGTGAAACGTGCAAACCATTGGAACATACTTCTCTATAAAATCCGAAGTGTCCAGAAGTCTTTTCACTACCGTCATACGAGTTTTTGAACCGTAGCATTGGCAGTATCACGTCCTTATCGTTCTTGACGGTAAACTGACTTATATCGTCTATGATAAAGTCGGTAATGAACGACCTATCATTTTTGTTGATGGTGCGCTTGTGAAAGTTCAGTTGTGCATCTGTCAGCATTTCTTCAGCTTTCTTG comes from the Marixanthomonas ophiurae genome and includes:
- a CDS encoding site-specific DNA-methyltransferase; translated protein: MTELSQREKDYLIEKLQKGEQLPEDFKYKLFPTIQKEYELVYAGKMRKEDILADEDGVTAAPLQIERTYNGDRESYPDGWKNMIVFGDNLQFLKTIYKNEDPLIKDKVKGKVKLIYIDPPFATESDFSGSQGQKAYTDKAKDAEFVEFIRRRLIIAKEILARDGSIYIHLDQKKSHYIKTILDEIFGEGNFRNEIVWKRTSAHSDSGKLGINCEFIFYYTNSEKYIWNQLYEYYSEKHLKRFRNQDEDGRLWTDGPVTAKGLKGSGYTYEYKGIKGYWRCPLSTMERLDSENRLHFTNKGGIRVKKYLEELKGIPLQSLWDTVNPINSQSKERVSYPTQKPEELIERIIRLSTNKDDLVLDFFGGSGTVASVAEKLGRKWITCDIGKFAFYTIQKRILTIQNSKSLKNKTKDFGKKSTSFHTINTGFYDIEKLFSLQHKEYQDFVLNLFEVTPKPKKIAGIEFQGERKDGYDVLIWKYWEHKDAAVDEDYLEILHKNIGKKVGDRIYIIAPANSVQFIDDYYEIGNVRYYFLKVPYQIIQELHKEKFKKFRQPTSSSNVNSLENAVGFHFIRQPEVKSSFDDGVITIKAFKAYYPDEDTLEDIPGLEALAMVVVDKNYNGNEFLMSDVFFAADIVSEDGKANVSIEDCGSKVSAVYIDIYGNEFREVFTNKNTKG
- a CDS encoding single-stranded DNA-binding protein, coding for MSTIKNHVQLIGNVGQEPTITNLESGKKVARFSLATNEYYKDKEGNKQTDTNWHTVVAWGKTAEIVEKYVVKGKEVGISGKLKTRSYTNDDNEQRYVTEVVADEILLLGSKDDK
- the mobB gene encoding MobB family relaxase is translated as MYITITPQKLGTNYSQSSADFVGYLEKENEGIKEADMEHFFNQYGDEISAEEVVKEIDGNTAKLKKKEPKFYSITVSPSKYELNRLQNSREDLKTYTRELMKDYVASFNREINGRPISIDDIKYYAKIEHQRTFKGTDFQIKENQPFATKILQLKTDIRNIQEGRAEGNIKKMEKEIAKLERQAPHQQNGKRIVQGMPKAGNQSHIHIIVSRKDASNSISLSPGSKHKASEVEMHGKKVKRGFDRDTFFAKAEKTFDKTFGYKRNYAETYKAKKTFVKNPNLYFSALMKLPANEKALAFKMISKSGLPIVPSIPVSQAQIALRVFKRLRRGAEVAIKSSSIGI
- a CDS encoding DUF6876 family protein; this translates as MKAQVNEIKEGLQHFHGTEMFYQIPLLRTRFTDGLKYLANAADCFWLITDTSVIAKSLMNRSEFITIDFKRLPEDKQDFTGYEAEIIYSDGNDNILEKHGYRATDFPLDELRLFFVNDTLMLPSEY
- a CDS encoding AraC family transcriptional regulator encodes the protein MNYQTFQPHPDLESLVSCYWTLEVPAEPDVQKQRIIPDGTIEMAFILGDDIKRYTSKDEFILQPRAMVLGQTIEPFYIEPTGYVNTFAIRFYPYGFANFVTMPINNLANKETTIELLFGEKTASDLERKIIEATNTSERIEIIENFFLDKLNEKTTINNIVKTTIDALLATNGSASISKILKEDLSKRRQLERNFKKQIGVSPKQLGKVIRLQNALKMLLNKKSENLTDIAYESEYFDQAHFIKDFKEFTGINPKEFLGNENMALSTLFYK
- a CDS encoding DUF932 domain-containing protein, with protein sequence MYLQNLQQDEIFVSSEMKSLKTLTQIESRRGLENAIISNGKIVNVVSNSYGHIPNQLFFKKAEEMLTDAQLNFHKRTINKNDRSFITDFIIDDISQFTVKNDKDVILPMLRFKNSYDGSEKTSGHFGFYREVCSNGLHVSQAEIEFSIKHSKNNTHLIMPRLNNLFDKFLDNEFYTITKKFDKMKEFKIIDTQEFVKAILDKTKLFRYECSDKNSDPSKKSREVLEILNYEALLLNEEPNLWLGYNAFNAVLHNTLKKSFGQQERLDKKLFDEIYEMA
- a CDS encoding VOC family protein; this encodes MKKSILCTAIILSFSITACNNQNKSKTETIPVESNINQKTKEMKSHISIFEIPATDVSRAVNFYQAILDINIEKIEMPEMEMGIFPYEEQMVTGVIIKAEGYKPSSDGVTIYLNGGDNLQIILDKVEKNGGEIIVPKSLHADESGYYGLFLDSEGNKIGLHSPN
- a CDS encoding type IV secretory system conjugative DNA transfer family protein, yielding MQIDNLITILSIIGLASTVFYGMFRVSKYAFVLNSISLSVLVFYLSEGNELIFILLYLVCPLMLINIGLYVFLHKTESPKNGDSRYQVNFATTKGNFRLDNIKRGASIIGSAGSGKTESVVYGFLKHFEKEGFCGIIHDYKDFELTEMAYPLFKDSDIPFKVISFDKIIHKVNPIAPRYLENEESVNEVSRVLIENLLEQRESGTTGTTKFFNDAAEGLIGGLIWKLKTDYPKFCTLPHLIAVYQFLDTKSLIQFLETNTTSRAMADAFISGKDSERQTAGVKSTLANALKRISTQRIFMALSADEVPLNINSAENPCVISIVNNPKFETSYSPVIATIIHTITKQMSVRNSKPSFLLMEEAPTIRLLNMHRIPATLRSYNISTIYVMQDKIQNDMMYGDKASKAILSNLSYQFFGKVNDPDTAKYYERFFEIIKDPTKSISRGHNLDFDTRITTGEKEIPKIRADVFFRLKQGEFITYADGRDKKVQFKLADIQRELPNETKQFSKADLGANFERVYEEARSIFK
- a CDS encoding BfmA/BtgA family mobilization protein is translated as MDSFIGIRFKKETAKRFQTFSRTYFKSHTEAMATMLDFFFYNEISPKEKLGPTGRTIEAKLLKRINAVIAIMRDVEKTQTKPTVAMIQSLFETEEPEKKPLIVEKKYAEEKKEVRFREKRNLKNEL